From a single Microcella sp. genomic region:
- a CDS encoding glycoside hydrolase family 15 protein, whose product MPEPLENYALIGDCRSAALVGRTGSIDWLCLPRFDSASMFARILGDENHGHWSLNPVGETECTSRSYDDDTFILTTRWETESGVVDVIDWMPHGNGESDLARRVVGISGEVTMEQLLRIRFDYADAMPWVRQTGTDDAPALTAIAGPDGIVVQGVRFEPVDHAHRAEFVVRAGDTVDTVMTWFPSHKPQRPLQSVDAMLADTRAWWRAWAQACTPPGAYDHHVRRSLLVLRALTHESTGGIVAAPTTSLPEEMGGGRNWDYRYVWLRDAALTLESLMIHGYEQEASEWRDWLLRAIAGDPEDVQIMYGLSGERRLEERELTSLPGYRGSAPVRIGNGAFDQFQGDIFGEVMIALEDARELGVDEDDFSWSLQVKLLEYVETQLDRHDNGIWEIRGPLRVFTHSRAMLWAAFDRGIRGVRAFGLPGPAERWERVRDQLRAEIDEHGYDAERGHFVQHYETTEVDASLLQLAQIGFVAYDDPRMLGTVAEIERTLLRDGLPLRYRTESGVDGIAGDEHPFLTCAFWLVEQYARSGRLDDATALMDRLVGLTNDVGLLSEEFDVEHHRHMGNTPQALSHLSLVRAADAIALARGTTAA is encoded by the coding sequence ATGCCTGAACCACTCGAGAACTATGCCCTGATCGGCGACTGCCGCAGCGCGGCCCTCGTCGGCAGAACGGGCTCGATCGACTGGCTGTGCCTGCCGCGCTTCGATTCCGCGTCGATGTTTGCCCGCATACTCGGCGACGAGAACCACGGTCACTGGTCGCTCAACCCTGTGGGTGAGACAGAGTGCACCAGCCGGTCGTACGACGACGACACCTTCATTCTGACGACGCGATGGGAGACCGAGTCGGGCGTCGTCGACGTCATTGACTGGATGCCGCACGGCAACGGCGAGTCTGATCTCGCCCGGCGCGTGGTCGGCATCAGCGGCGAGGTCACGATGGAGCAGCTGCTGCGCATCCGCTTCGACTACGCCGACGCCATGCCGTGGGTGCGTCAGACCGGCACCGATGATGCTCCGGCGCTCACCGCGATCGCCGGGCCCGACGGCATCGTCGTGCAGGGTGTGCGCTTCGAGCCGGTCGATCACGCGCACCGGGCTGAGTTCGTCGTTCGTGCCGGTGACACCGTCGACACGGTCATGACCTGGTTTCCGTCGCACAAGCCGCAGCGCCCCCTCCAGAGCGTCGACGCCATGCTGGCCGACACGCGGGCATGGTGGCGCGCTTGGGCGCAGGCCTGCACTCCCCCGGGCGCCTACGACCACCATGTGCGGCGCTCGCTGCTCGTGCTGCGCGCTCTCACCCACGAGTCGACGGGCGGCATCGTCGCCGCGCCGACCACGAGCCTTCCCGAGGAGATGGGCGGAGGGCGCAACTGGGACTACCGCTATGTCTGGCTGAGGGATGCTGCGCTCACGCTCGAATCGCTCATGATTCACGGCTACGAGCAGGAGGCGAGCGAGTGGCGTGACTGGCTGCTGCGCGCGATCGCCGGTGACCCGGAAGACGTGCAGATCATGTACGGGCTTTCGGGAGAGCGCCGGCTCGAAGAGCGCGAGCTCACGAGCTTGCCGGGCTACCGGGGATCAGCTCCGGTGCGCATCGGCAACGGCGCGTTCGACCAGTTTCAGGGCGACATTTTCGGCGAAGTGATGATCGCCCTCGAAGATGCGCGCGAGCTCGGGGTCGACGAAGACGACTTCTCGTGGTCGCTGCAGGTGAAGCTACTCGAGTATGTCGAGACGCAGCTCGACCGCCACGACAACGGCATCTGGGAGATTCGCGGGCCCCTGCGCGTCTTCACCCACTCGCGAGCGATGCTGTGGGCCGCGTTCGACCGCGGGATCCGCGGCGTGCGCGCGTTCGGGCTGCCGGGCCCCGCCGAGCGCTGGGAGCGCGTGCGCGACCAACTGCGGGCAGAGATCGACGAGCACGGTTACGACGCCGAGCGCGGGCACTTCGTGCAGCACTACGAGACAACCGAGGTCGATGCCTCGCTGCTGCAGCTCGCGCAGATCGGTTTCGTCGCCTACGACGACCCGCGCATGCTCGGCACCGTCGCCGAGATCGAGCGCACACTGCTGCGCGACGGTCTGCCCCTGCGCTACCGCACCGAGAGCGGAGTCGACGGGATCGCCGGCGACGAGCATCCGTTCCTCACCTGCGCCTTCTGGCTGGTCGAGCAGTACGCACGGTCAGGGCGCCTCGACGACGCCACCGCCCTCATGGATCGCCTAGTCGGACTCACGAACGATGTCGGCCTGCTGTCAGAGGAGTTCGACGTCGAGCATCATCGGCACATGGGCAACACCCCGCAGGCGCTCTCACACCTCTCTCTCGTGCGGGCTGCCGACGCGATAGCCCTGGCGCGCGGCACGACGGCCGCATGA
- a CDS encoding glucose-6-phosphate dehydrogenase yields MSSRSLIILGATGDLTRRLLLPALDGVLASLESQADQGELELIGTGHDPDAGREWASTVAGALGAGVLRDVVAATTRFEQVDATSPADLRRVIGAAEHPPILYFALPPAVTERAIDALATIELPAETRLALEKPFARDETTARALNALLGALVPESRIHRIDHFLAKSTVINLLGLRFANRVFEALWNAEHIDSIDIVYDETLALEGRAGYYDRAGALVDMIQSHLLLVHALVTMERPASLEADDLHDAMLGALTATGPFGGEPATSSRRARYTAGTIDARQIPDYVAEPDVDPARDTETLAEVTVEVQTPRWRGVPITLRSGKAIGRPATEIRLTMRPVHDRLDGLLGDAPPAAIRVSLSPEHLSIDLDINGAGDPFDLDRVTLETDFGDGQLSAYGEVLAGILAGDDTLSVRGDLAEQCWRITDAVLASWRTGEVPLDEYPAGSSGPSNWSSRRTTS; encoded by the coding sequence ATGTCTTCTCGCAGCCTCATCATTCTCGGAGCGACCGGCGACCTCACCCGCAGACTGCTGCTGCCCGCCCTCGACGGCGTGCTCGCGAGCCTCGAGTCGCAGGCCGATCAGGGTGAGCTCGAGCTCATCGGTACGGGTCACGACCCCGACGCGGGCCGCGAGTGGGCGAGCACCGTCGCCGGTGCGCTCGGCGCAGGAGTGCTGCGTGATGTAGTCGCCGCGACCACACGATTCGAGCAGGTTGACGCGACTTCGCCCGCCGACCTGCGTCGTGTCATCGGTGCGGCAGAGCATCCGCCGATCCTGTACTTCGCGCTGCCGCCCGCGGTCACCGAGCGCGCGATCGACGCACTCGCGACGATCGAGCTTCCTGCCGAGACCCGCCTCGCTCTCGAGAAGCCGTTCGCCCGAGACGAGACCACGGCGAGAGCGCTCAACGCCCTCCTCGGCGCGCTCGTGCCCGAGTCGCGCATCCACCGCATCGATCACTTTCTCGCGAAGTCGACCGTGATCAACCTGCTCGGCCTGCGCTTCGCCAACCGCGTGTTCGAAGCGCTCTGGAACGCAGAGCACATCGACTCGATCGACATCGTCTACGACGAGACGCTCGCGCTCGAGGGCCGCGCCGGCTACTACGACCGTGCCGGAGCACTCGTCGACATGATTCAGAGCCACCTGCTGCTCGTGCACGCCCTCGTCACCATGGAGCGGCCGGCCAGCCTGGAGGCCGACGACCTGCACGACGCGATGCTCGGCGCACTCACCGCGACCGGACCGTTCGGCGGCGAGCCCGCCACGTCGAGCCGTCGCGCTCGCTACACCGCCGGCACGATCGACGCCCGGCAGATTCCTGATTATGTCGCCGAGCCCGATGTCGACCCGGCACGAGACACCGAGACCCTCGCCGAGGTGACGGTCGAGGTGCAGACACCGCGGTGGCGAGGCGTGCCGATCACGCTGCGCAGCGGCAAGGCCATCGGGCGGCCCGCGACCGAGATTCGGCTCACGATGCGACCGGTGCACGACCGGCTCGACGGGCTTCTCGGCGACGCGCCGCCCGCCGCGATCAGGGTCTCGCTCTCGCCCGAGCACCTGTCGATCGACCTCGACATCAATGGCGCAGGCGACCCCTTCGATCTCGATCGCGTCACGCTCGAGACCGACTTCGGCGACGGGCAGTTGAGTGCGTACGGCGAAGTTCTCGCCGGAATTCTCGCCGGCGACGACACGCTGTCGGTGCGCGGCGACCTCGCTGAGCAGTGCTGGCGCATCACGGATGCTGTGCTCGCGTCGTGGCGCACCGGCGAGGTGCCCCTCGACGAGTACCCGGCCGGCAGCAGCGGGCCCTCGAACTGGTCCTCTCGGCGCACGACCTCCTGA
- a CDS encoding SDR family NAD(P)-dependent oxidoreductase, producing the protein MTTALITGATAGIGAEFARQLAARGDDLVIVARDADRLARSAAALQHEFSVKVEAIPADLLSAEGLAAVDARLADRRRPIDLLVNNAGYGIRGELDENAFDDEKRHLDIHVTVPLQLTQTALRGMLERGRGRIVLISSVAAFTPRGTYSAAKAWGVMFARGANIVYRDRGVSVTAVCPGFVRTEFHDRMKVGTAGIPTFLWLQAPTLVRLALRGIDRGRSVVIPTLRYRVIAALARVLPDRLGTAGRFSSRDGD; encoded by the coding sequence ATGACCACCGCTCTCATCACCGGGGCCACCGCCGGCATCGGCGCCGAGTTCGCCCGCCAACTCGCGGCGCGCGGCGACGACCTCGTCATCGTCGCGCGTGACGCTGATCGGCTCGCCCGCTCGGCGGCGGCCCTGCAGCACGAGTTCAGCGTGAAGGTCGAAGCGATCCCGGCCGACCTGCTCAGCGCAGAGGGGCTCGCCGCGGTCGACGCACGGCTGGCCGACCGGCGCCGGCCGATCGACCTGCTGGTGAACAATGCCGGGTACGGCATCCGCGGAGAACTCGACGAGAACGCATTCGATGACGAGAAGCGCCATCTCGACATCCACGTCACCGTGCCGCTGCAACTCACGCAGACCGCCCTGCGCGGCATGCTCGAGCGGGGTCGCGGCCGCATCGTGCTGATCTCGAGCGTCGCCGCGTTCACGCCACGTGGCACCTACTCGGCGGCGAAGGCCTGGGGCGTCATGTTCGCGCGCGGGGCGAATATCGTCTACCGCGATCGCGGAGTGAGCGTCACCGCTGTGTGCCCTGGCTTCGTGCGCACCGAGTTCCACGACCGCATGAAGGTCGGCACCGCAGGTATCCCCACGTTTTTGTGGCTGCAGGCGCCGACTCTCGTGCGCCTCGCCCTGCGCGGCATCGATCGAGGCCGCTCGGTCGTGATTCCGACGCTGCGCTACCGCGTGATCGCGGCTCTCGCCCGAGTGCTGCCTGATCGGCTCGGCACTGCCGGGCGATTCAGTTCGCGCGACGGAGACTGA
- a CDS encoding DUF1295 domain-containing protein — translation MDIVVIVLGIAVAVSLFTWIASLLTRDYSWVDRIWSIVPIVYVAAFWAATGFSEPRLTIMTVLVALWGARLTFNFARKGGYRGVEDYRWPILRERMSPAQFQVFNLLFIVIFQNALLLLISLPALVAFQNQAVPVGMLDLALAALFLALLIGEFVADQQQWEFQKNKAAAIAAGEEPVARFVTTGLWRFSRHPNFFFEQAQWWVFYAIGAVALGSALHWTLVGPVLLTALFIGSTIFTESITRERYPEYVDYQRSTSMLIPWIPRQRRAAAADAAAG, via the coding sequence ATGGACATCGTCGTCATCGTGCTCGGCATCGCCGTCGCCGTCAGCCTGTTCACCTGGATCGCCTCGCTCCTCACCCGCGACTACTCGTGGGTCGATCGCATCTGGTCGATCGTGCCGATCGTGTATGTGGCGGCGTTCTGGGCCGCGACCGGATTCAGTGAACCGCGGCTGACGATCATGACCGTGCTCGTGGCACTGTGGGGCGCGCGGCTGACCTTCAACTTCGCGCGCAAGGGCGGCTACCGCGGGGTCGAGGACTACCGCTGGCCAATTCTGCGCGAGCGCATGTCACCCGCCCAGTTCCAGGTCTTCAACCTGCTCTTCATCGTGATCTTCCAGAACGCCCTACTGCTGCTCATCTCGCTGCCCGCGCTCGTGGCATTCCAGAATCAGGCGGTGCCGGTCGGGATGCTCGATCTGGCACTCGCCGCGCTCTTTCTCGCCCTGCTCATCGGAGAGTTCGTCGCCGACCAGCAGCAGTGGGAGTTCCAGAAGAACAAGGCCGCGGCGATCGCGGCGGGCGAAGAGCCCGTCGCGCGCTTCGTGACGACGGGCCTCTGGCGCTTCAGCCGCCACCCGAACTTCTTCTTCGAGCAGGCGCAGTGGTGGGTGTTCTACGCGATCGGCGCGGTCGCGCTCGGCTCTGCCCTGCACTGGACCCTCGTCGGCCCCGTGCTGCTCACGGCGCTCTTCATCGGCTCGACGATCTTCACCGAGTCGATCACGCGCGAGCGGTACCCCGAGTACGTCGACTACCAGCGCAGCACGTCGATGCTGATCCCGTGGATTCCCCGACAGCGGCGTGCCGCTGCCGCTGATGCCGCGGCGGGCTGA
- a CDS encoding CDP-alcohol phosphatidyltransferase family protein, producing the protein MSAASNEPRPAEPVVSDRVLTVPNALSALRILLVPVFLVLVLVGEDLAAFIVIVVSSLSDFLDGIIARRFGQITKLGQLLDPAADRLFIFAAVIALAVREVVPWWVVVVIVGRDVFLAVLGLVLAQRGYGPLPVHHLGKVATFALFYALPILVLGEAFPELQVVTSPIGWAFTLWGAFLYWWAGLLYLRQTRELTANRPQVSSDASDTLSDRRRPPDA; encoded by the coding sequence GTGTCAGCCGCGTCGAACGAGCCCCGCCCCGCCGAACCGGTGGTGAGCGACCGCGTGCTGACGGTGCCCAATGCGCTGAGCGCGCTCCGCATTCTGCTCGTGCCAGTGTTCCTCGTGCTGGTACTCGTCGGAGAAGATCTCGCCGCGTTCATCGTCATCGTCGTCTCGAGCCTGAGCGACTTTCTCGACGGCATCATCGCTCGTCGGTTCGGGCAGATCACCAAGCTCGGGCAGCTGCTCGACCCGGCCGCTGATCGGCTCTTCATCTTCGCGGCCGTGATCGCCCTCGCTGTGCGCGAGGTCGTGCCCTGGTGGGTCGTCGTCGTGATCGTCGGGCGTGACGTGTTCCTGGCCGTTCTCGGGCTCGTGCTAGCGCAGCGCGGTTACGGACCCCTGCCCGTGCACCACCTCGGCAAGGTCGCGACCTTCGCACTGTTCTATGCGCTGCCGATTCTCGTGCTTGGCGAGGCCTTCCCCGAGCTGCAGGTTGTCACCAGTCCGATCGGCTGGGCATTCACGCTGTGGGGTGCCTTCCTCTATTGGTGGGCAGGTCTGCTCTACCTGCGTCAGACTCGTGAACTGACCGCGAATCGGCCGCAAGTCTCGAGCGATGCATCGGATACGCTGAGTGACCGAAGGAGGCCACCGGATGCCTGA
- a CDS encoding FHA domain-containing protein, which yields MPDTPPTGAESPSEYRPHETTVHYGPEFAAQLAALEAGVSPDEQEVIGALPSGSALLIVRRGPNTGARFLLDADVTVAGRHPEADIFLDDVTVSRKHAAFLRHGTSFSVRDLGSLNGTFMGGDRIDDTVALSDGTEVQVGKFHLTFYASRLDLSPSA from the coding sequence ATGCCTGATACCCCGCCGACCGGCGCTGAGAGCCCGAGCGAGTACCGCCCGCACGAGACGACCGTGCACTACGGCCCCGAGTTCGCCGCCCAGCTTGCCGCTCTCGAAGCGGGCGTTAGCCCTGACGAGCAAGAGGTCATCGGTGCACTGCCCTCCGGTTCAGCGCTGCTCATCGTGCGACGGGGCCCGAACACGGGCGCTCGCTTCCTGCTCGACGCTGACGTGACCGTCGCGGGGCGGCATCCTGAGGCAGACATCTTCCTCGACGACGTGACGGTCTCGCGCAAGCACGCCGCGTTCCTGCGTCACGGCACCTCCTTCTCGGTGCGCGACCTCGGCTCGCTCAACGGCACTTTCATGGGCGGCGACCGCATCGACGACACGGTCGCACTCAGCGACGGCACCGAGGTGCAGGTCGGCAAGTTCCACCTCACCTTCTACGCGTCGCGCCTCGATCTCTCGCCGAGCGCCTGA
- a CDS encoding MerR family transcriptional regulator, producing MAARSAATAARSSAPAGLLSIGQVLAKLSPEFPDLTPSKLRFLEERHLVSPSRTESGYRKFSAADVDRLRFILSMQRDHYLPLKVIRGYLDDIEAGRTPSLPAGGSVPKSILATERRYTRAELVREAGASPALLTDAVSASLIAAADTYGDDAVQVLRALVELQRSGIEPRHLRGFRAAAESELGLIESALIPVSRRNDPSSRAKAAELAREIAGQLEVVRSSLIRSALGRLQS from the coding sequence ATGGCGGCACGGTCCGCTGCCACCGCGGCCCGGTCGAGCGCGCCCGCGGGTCTGCTCAGCATCGGTCAGGTTCTCGCAAAACTGAGCCCGGAGTTTCCCGACCTCACGCCCTCGAAACTGCGGTTCCTCGAAGAGCGGCACCTGGTGTCGCCCTCGCGAACCGAGTCGGGCTACCGCAAGTTCTCGGCGGCTGACGTCGATCGGCTGCGCTTCATCCTCTCGATGCAGCGCGACCACTACCTGCCGCTCAAGGTGATCCGCGGCTACCTCGACGACATCGAGGCAGGCCGCACCCCCTCCTTGCCCGCTGGCGGTTCGGTGCCGAAGTCGATCTTGGCGACCGAGCGGCGCTACACCCGGGCCGAGCTCGTGCGCGAGGCCGGCGCTTCGCCCGCGCTGCTCACCGATGCGGTGTCGGCATCGCTGATCGCGGCTGCCGACACCTATGGCGATGACGCCGTTCAGGTGCTGCGTGCGCTCGTCGAACTGCAGCGCTCGGGTATCGAGCCTCGGCACCTGCGGGGGTTCCGCGCCGCGGCCGAGAGTGAGCTGGGCCTCATCGAGAGCGCCCTGATTCCGGTGTCTCGCCGCAACGACCCCTCGAGCCGGGCGAAGGCCGCCGAACTCGCCCGCGAGATCGCCGGCCAGCTCGAAGTCGTGCGGTCGAGCCTGATCCGTTCGGCGCTCGGCAGGCTACAGTCGTAG
- a CDS encoding MerR family transcriptional regulator, whose protein sequence is MTDNRRGDDRYDLGLLFTDGMPDLDDEAGYRGAVAARAAGISYRQLDYWARTELVEPTVRGAAGSGTQRLYGFRDILVLKLVKRLLDTGISLQQIRTAVTQLREAGVSDLAQTTLMSDGASVYLCTSDDEVIDLVSRGQGVFGIAVGKVLREVESSLVELDSTPAADPSDELAARRATRAS, encoded by the coding sequence ATGACCGACAATCGTCGAGGCGATGATCGCTACGATCTCGGGCTGCTCTTCACCGACGGCATGCCCGACCTCGACGACGAGGCGGGCTACCGCGGCGCCGTCGCGGCACGCGCGGCGGGCATCTCGTATCGCCAGCTCGACTACTGGGCCCGCACCGAGCTCGTCGAACCCACGGTTCGGGGCGCCGCCGGTTCCGGCACGCAGCGTCTCTACGGCTTTCGCGACATCCTCGTGCTCAAGCTCGTCAAGCGGCTGCTCGACACCGGCATCTCGCTGCAGCAGATCCGCACCGCCGTCACGCAGCTACGCGAGGCGGGAGTCAGCGACCTCGCTCAGACCACCCTCATGAGCGATGGAGCGAGCGTCTATCTCTGCACCAGCGACGACGAGGTCATCGACCTCGTCAGCCGCGGCCAGGGCGTCTTCGGCATCGCTGTCGGCAAGGTGTTGCGCGAAGTCGAGAGCTCGCTCGTCGAACTCGACTCGACGCCCGCTGCCGACCCGAGCGATGAGCTCGCGGCACGGCGGGCCACCCGGGCTTCCTAG
- a CDS encoding ParA family protein yields MHVLSISSLKGGVGKTTVTLGLASAAFSRGLRTLVVDLDPQSDASTGMDIQVAGHLTVADVLAAPKERTVRQAIAPSGWTRGRPGTVDVLIGSPSAINFDGPHPSIREIWKLEEALAHVEADYDLVLVDCAPSLNALTRTAWAASDRVVVVTEPGLFSVAAADRALRAIEEIRRGLSPRLQPLGIIVNRARVQSLEHQFRIKELRDMFGPLVLAPQLPERTSLQQAQGAAKPLHVWPGDSAQEMARNFDQLLDRIMRTAKMGEYANL; encoded by the coding sequence GTGCACGTACTGAGCATCAGCTCTCTCAAGGGGGGCGTGGGGAAGACGACCGTGACGCTGGGTCTGGCGTCGGCGGCCTTCTCGCGCGGTCTGCGCACGCTCGTGGTCGATCTCGACCCGCAATCCGACGCCTCGACGGGCATGGACATCCAGGTGGCCGGTCACCTCACGGTCGCCGATGTGCTCGCCGCACCCAAAGAGCGCACCGTGCGTCAGGCGATCGCACCCAGTGGATGGACGAGGGGTCGCCCCGGCACGGTCGACGTGCTCATCGGCAGCCCGAGTGCGATCAATTTTGACGGACCGCACCCGAGCATCCGCGAGATCTGGAAGCTCGAAGAAGCACTCGCACACGTCGAGGCCGATTACGACCTCGTGCTCGTCGACTGCGCTCCCTCGCTCAACGCCCTCACGCGCACCGCGTGGGCGGCGAGCGACCGCGTCGTCGTCGTGACCGAGCCCGGCCTCTTCTCGGTGGCGGCCGCCGACCGCGCGCTCCGCGCGATCGAGGAGATTCGCCGCGGCCTGTCGCCTCGACTGCAGCCGCTCGGCATTATCGTCAACCGGGCGCGCGTGCAGTCGCTCGAGCACCAGTTCCGCATCAAAGAGCTGCGTGACATGTTCGGGCCGCTCGTGCTCGCGCCGCAACTGCCGGAGCGCACGTCGTTGCAGCAGGCTCAGGGCGCCGCGAAACCCCTGCACGTGTGGCCCGGAGACTCTGCCCAAGAGATGGCCCGCAACTTCGATCAGCTGCTCGACCGCATCATGCGCACGGCCAAGATGGGCGAGTACGCGAACCTCTAG